A region of the Deltaproteobacteria bacterium genome:
GCCGCCGGCAGGGTGGAGGTCAGAAACCCTCCCAGGATTCCTTCAACAGGATTCACCGGGATCAGAACCGAATCTATCGGCCAGGTTTTTACGGCCCTGGTCAAAATTTCCGGGTCATGATGACCGGTCAGGCCGATAAAGCGCGTTTTTCCTCTAACTTTGGCCTCAACAAAGGCTTCTAAGGCCCCACCCGGCCCGGCAATGGTTTGAAGATCTTCTTCGGTCCTGACATCATGGATCTGCCAAAGGTCGAGGTAATCAATCCCCATTTTGAGGAGGGTTTGGTCTAATTCCAGAAGGGCCTCTTTTTTGGTCCTCCTGGCCGATTTGCTGGTCTGAAAGATCCTGGTCCGGTCTGTGGAACGTCGAGACCAAACCAAACCGTAATAGGTTTCGCTCCCGGCATAGGCTTGGGCGGAATCAAAATAGCCAATCCCCTCGTCAAGGGCAGTCTCGATCACTTTTTGAGCCGCTTTTTCCTTTCCGAAGGTCCGGAGTACCCCTTCGCCTCCCAGACCGACGAGGGTGACATTCCTGCCGGTTTTACCAAAAGGTCGTGTTAGAAAAGATGGATTTTGCATAAAAAAATCTCCCTTTACCTCAAACGCCTCTCAAAATGTTAGCGATAAATCCGCAGATATACTCTCTTAGAATCTGCTATCTTGTTGTAAGTTAAGAATTATATTTGGATTACTCAAGGACCATATTGGAAATAATATTAAAATTTCATGGAATTAAAGAAAAACTGGACTCCGGCTCGAATATTT
Encoded here:
- a CDS encoding aldo/keto reductase; translated protein: MQNPSFLTRPFGKTGRNVTLVGLGGEGVLRTFGKEKAAQKVIETALDEGIGYFDSAQAYAGSETYYGLVWSRRSTDRTRIFQTSKSARRTKKEALLELDQTLLKMGIDYLDLWQIHDVRTEEDLQTIAGPGGALEAFVEAKVRGKTRFIGLTGHHDPEILTRAVKTWPIDSVLIPVNPVEGILGGFLTSTLPAAHEKGVAVIGMKVLGAAHYLIPQSGITPELLIRFALSQPITSAIVGCSSPEEVKTLARTGRNFEPLSPEEHQQILHLFSPYAGRLAFYRGVI